Proteins encoded within one genomic window of Solibaculum mannosilyticum:
- a CDS encoding J domain-containing protein, which produces MSDPYKVLGVSRSASDDQIKSAYRELAKKYHPDRYNDNPLSDLAAEKMQEINQAYDQIMKERRSGTQYSDFNARKSSGSSQFQDIRNFIASGRLEDAEQLLDGVPAAGRDAEWYFLKGNVLYRRGWLEEAYNHFANACRMDPGNAEYRAAMNQIQYQRQGGGYRTAPGGTGAGCSSCDMCSGLLCADCCCECFGGDLIPCC; this is translated from the coding sequence ATGAGCGACCCGTATAAGGTGCTGGGTGTTTCCCGCAGCGCCAGCGACGATCAAATCAAATCGGCCTATCGAGAATTGGCAAAGAAGTACCATCCTGACCGGTACAATGATAACCCTCTTTCCGATTTGGCAGCCGAGAAGATGCAGGAGATCAATCAGGCTTACGATCAAATCATGAAAGAGCGCCGTTCTGGAACACAGTACAGCGACTTTAATGCCAGGAAATCCTCTGGTTCTTCCCAATTTCAGGATATCCGCAACTTTATTGCATCAGGAAGACTTGAGGATGCAGAACAGCTGTTGGACGGCGTCCCTGCAGCGGGAAGAGATGCGGAATGGTATTTTCTCAAGGGCAATGTGTTATACCGTCGCGGATGGCTGGAGGAAGCATACAATCATTTTGCCAATGCTTGCCGGATGGATCCTGGAAATGCAGAATACCGGGCGGCCATGAATCAAATCCAGTACCAGCGTCAAGGCGGGGGATACCGTACGGCTCCAGGTGGGACTGGGGCGGGATGTTCTTCCTGCGATATGTGTTCCGGTCTTTTATGTGCCGATTGCTGCTGTGAGTGTTTTGGCGGCGACTTGATCCCCTGCTGCTGA